A window of the Gossypium hirsutum isolate 1008001.06 chromosome A05, Gossypium_hirsutum_v2.1, whole genome shotgun sequence genome harbors these coding sequences:
- the LOC107959640 gene encoding TLC domain-containing protein 4 isoform X2, with translation MGIKSYQNPAELLVKEYLLADSFIPYTSIICGICACKMVYDLTQLFSSVYFKSYPSLPKIQRTEWSNRSISTFHAMFITAMSLYFVFWSNLYSDNQYAGMVTFRSSALSTFSLGASVGYFLADLGMIIWFYPSLGGMEYVLHHLLSLAAVAYSMLTGEGQLYTFMVLISETTTPGINLRWYLDTVGMKRSKAYLVNGVVIFVAWLLEYSCLCIYFITSTCTMIR, from the exons ATGGGGATAAAATCTTACCAGAATCCAGCTGAGCTGCTGGTAAAGGAATATTTACTAGCGGATTCCTTCATCCCATACACATCAATCATTTGTGGCATTTGTGCCTGCAAGATG GTATATGATCTTACTCAGTTGTTTAGCAGTGTTTACTTTAAGAGCTATCCTAGCCTACCAAAAATTCAACGCACTGAGTGGAGCAACCG ATCCATATCAACCTTTCATGCCATGTTCATAACTGCCATGTCCTTATACTTCGTGTTTTGGTCAAACCTCTATTCTGACAACCAATATGCTGGCATGGTTACTTTCCGCAGTTCTGCACTGTCTACATTCAGTTTGGGG GCATCTGTTGGTTACTTTCTGGCTGACCTTGGGATGATTATTTGGTTTTACCCTTCTCTAGGTGGAATGGAGTAT GTCCTTCATCATCTTCTGTCATTAGCAGCTGTAGCATATTCTATGTTGACTGGGGAGGGGCAGCTTTACACCTTCATGGTACTAATCTCTGAGACTACAACGCCTGGGATCAATTTGAGATG GTATCTTGACACAGTTGGAATGAAGAGATCCAAAGCTTACTTGGTCAATGGAGTTGTAATATTTGTCGCATG GTTGCTAGAGTACTCCTGTTTATGTATCTATTTTATCACATCTACTTGCACTATGATCAG GTAA
- the LOC107959640 gene encoding TLC domain-containing protein 4 isoform X1, whose translation MGIKSYQNPAELLVKEYLLADSFIPYTSIICGICACKMVYDLTQLFSSVYFKSYPSLPKIQRTEWSNRSISTFHAMFITAMSLYFVFWSNLYSDNQYAGMVTFRSSALSTFSLGASVGYFLADLGMIIWFYPSLGGMEYVLHHLLSLAAVAYSMLTGEGQLYTFMVLISETTTPGINLRWYLDTVGMKRSKAYLVNGVVIFVAWLVARVLLFMYLFYHIYLHYDQVKQMHSYGLLLIFVVPSVLSVMNLFWFGKIIRGLRKTLAKRQ comes from the exons ATGGGGATAAAATCTTACCAGAATCCAGCTGAGCTGCTGGTAAAGGAATATTTACTAGCGGATTCCTTCATCCCATACACATCAATCATTTGTGGCATTTGTGCCTGCAAGATG GTATATGATCTTACTCAGTTGTTTAGCAGTGTTTACTTTAAGAGCTATCCTAGCCTACCAAAAATTCAACGCACTGAGTGGAGCAACCG ATCCATATCAACCTTTCATGCCATGTTCATAACTGCCATGTCCTTATACTTCGTGTTTTGGTCAAACCTCTATTCTGACAACCAATATGCTGGCATGGTTACTTTCCGCAGTTCTGCACTGTCTACATTCAGTTTGGGG GCATCTGTTGGTTACTTTCTGGCTGACCTTGGGATGATTATTTGGTTTTACCCTTCTCTAGGTGGAATGGAGTAT GTCCTTCATCATCTTCTGTCATTAGCAGCTGTAGCATATTCTATGTTGACTGGGGAGGGGCAGCTTTACACCTTCATGGTACTAATCTCTGAGACTACAACGCCTGGGATCAATTTGAGATG GTATCTTGACACAGTTGGAATGAAGAGATCCAAAGCTTACTTGGTCAATGGAGTTGTAATATTTGTCGCATGGTTG GTTGCTAGAGTACTCCTGTTTATGTATCTATTTTATCACATCTACTTGCACTATGATCAG GTAAAGCAGATGCACAGCTATGGGCTGTTGTTAATATTCGTTGTGCCGTCAGTCCTATCAGTTATGAACTTATTTTGGTTCGGAAAGATTATAAGGGGATTAAGGAAGACATTAGCAAAGCGGCAGTGA
- the LOC107960922 gene encoding phytoene synthase 2, chloroplastic → WAFTLRTGVPLISSTAVRAYSEEKVHEVVLKQAALVKQQRPNEGCKDWDLLNEAYERCGEVCAEYAKTFYLGTLLMTSERRRAIWAIYVWCRRTDELVDGPNASHITPRALDTWEKRLDNIFQGRPYDLFDAALSHTVSNYALGIQPFKDMIEGMRLDLLKTRYNNFDELYLYCYYVAGTVGLMSVPVMGIASESKASIETVYSAALALGIANQLTNILRDVGEDGRRGRIYLPQDELASAGISEDEIFRGQVSDKWKIFMKNQIKRARMYFDEAEKGVAELTEASRWPMWASLLLYRQILDVIEENDYNNFTKRAYVGKAKKFASLPLAYGRAIMGTSKFF, encoded by the exons tgggcctttACACTCAGGACCGGCGTCCCACTGATCTCATCGACGGCGGTAAGAGCATACTCAGAAGAAAAGGTACATGAGGTGGTGTTGAAGCAAGCCGCTTTGGTTAAACAACAGAGGCCAAACGAAGGATGCAAAGATTGGGATCTGTTGAATGAAGCTTATGAGAGGTGCGGTGAAGTCTGTGCTGAGTATGCCAAGACTTTCTACTTGG GTACATTGCTTATGACATCAGAACGTCGGAGGGCTATTTGGGCCATTTACG TTTGGTGCAGAAGGACAGATGAGCTGGTAGATGGACCAAATGCTTCACACATTACACCAAGGGCTCTTGACACTTGGGAGAAAAGATTAGATAACATCTTTCAAGGCCGTCCCTATGACTTGTTTGATGCTGCTTTATCTCATACTGTCTCAAACTACGCTCTTGGTATTCAG CCCTTCAAGGACATGATAGAAGGGATGAGATTAGATTTATTGAAAACCAGATATAACAACTTTGATGAGCTCTATCTATACTGCTACTATGTTGCTGGGACGGTCGGACTAATGAGTGTTCCGGTAATGGGAATCGCATCCGAATCAAAGGCATCCATCGAAACCGTCTACAGTGCTGCATTAGCCCTCGGAATCGCTAATCAACTTACTAATATACTCCGAGATGTTGGGGAAGA TGGTAGGAGAGGAAGAATATATCTTCCACAAGATGAACTTGCCTCGGCAGGGATATCGGAAGACGAAATATTTCGAGGACAAGTGAGcgataaatggaaaattttcatgaaaaatcaaataaaacgaGCAAGAATGTACTTCGATGAGGCCGAAAAAGGGGTTGCGGAGCTAACGGAGGCAAGCAGATGGCCAATGTGGGCATCATTGTTGTTGTATAGACAAATCTTAGATGTCATCGAAGAAAATGACTATAATAATTTCACCAAAAGGGCTTATGTAGGGAAAGCAAAGAAATTTGCTTCACTTCCACTGGCTTATGGAAGAGCAATTATGGGCACTTCCAAATTCTTCTAA
- the LOC107960924 gene encoding uncharacterized protein — translation MDQRLEKLEQLQRDMQDQIEERLEKIQREMRESQDDMMAKLTQLLKGGKDKGKDPIVNVEEGNSDEPLYPPGFTPLHAHTQAEMYPQRPSVTIRPQQFQTSPPIGISNNSGENPTNLIVPDLDDVAEVEKTKVDLSKQLEDRCKWLEEKFKAMESADYHRGMDAKDLSLVPDLILPPKFKMPEFEKYDGTSCPDAHITMFCRRMTGYINNEQLLVHCFQDSLIGSAARWYNQLSRAEIHSWKDLAQAFIKQYRHVMDIAPDRIVLQNMEKKTNESFRQYARRWREVAAQVQLPLLEKEITMLFINTLKAPFLNHMLGSATKSFSDIVMSGEMIENAIRSGKIEAGENAKRSAPRKKEHEINNTSMFNKDHSRSITVGQARATTTNQQGSSRRESNSRPNIERPQFTPIPVTYKELYQNLFDAHVKLVEKLINMGIVKIGDSSGLNVAENPLPNHDDNRVNAISENEGRRVKANVAEIKTPLGWVWKQMVKRGLIKQDSIERPEQAKRFCEFHAEEDHDI, via the exons ATGGATCAAAGACTAGAAAAACTTGAGCAGCTCCAAAGAGATATGCAAGATCAGATAGAAGAGCGGTTGGAAAAGATTCAGCGAGAGATGCGAGAATCCCAAGACGACATGATGGCAAAGTTAACGCAACTATTGAAAGGAGGAAAAGACAAGGGAAAGGACCCTATTGTTAATGTTGAAGAAGGAAATAGTGATGAACCCCTTTACCCTCCAGGCTTTACCCCTCTGCACGCGCATACTCAAGCTGAAATGTATCCACAAAGACCCTCTGTTACAATTAGACCCCAACAATTCCAAACGAGTCCTCCAATCGGAATAAGTAACAATTCCGGAGAGAATCCCACCAATCTCATAGTCCCTGACCTCGATGACGTGGCAGAAGTGGAAAAGACGAAAGTGGATCTGTCAAAGCAATTGGAAGACCGATgtaaatggctggaggaaaagTTTAAGGCCATGGAAAGTGCTGATTACCACCGAGGAATGGAcgctaaagatctgagcttggtgCCTGATTTAATCCTCCCTCCTAAGTTTaaaatgccggagtttgaaaaaTATGACGGGACAAGTTGTCCCGATgctcatatcactatgttttgCCGAAGAATGACCGGGTACATCAACAACGAGCAGCTGTTGGTTCACTGTTTTCAGGATAGTTTGATCGGGTCAGCGGCtagatggtacaatcaattgagtcgaGCTGAAATCCACTCTTGGAAAGATTTGGCGCAGGCCTTTATAAAACAGTACAGACATGTGATGGACATAGCACCCGATCGAATTGTAttgcaaaatatggaaaagaaaactaatgAGAGCTTTCGCCAGTATGCTCGAAGATGGAGGGAGGTAGCAGCACAAGTTCAACTACCACTTTTAGAAAAAGAGATAACCATGCTTTTTATCAATACTTTGAAAGCTCCATTTCTCAATCACATGCTGGGTAGTGCCACCAAAAGCTTTTCAGACATAGtgatgtctggagaaatgatagaaaatgccataagGAGTGGCAAGATAGAAGCAGGAGAAAATGCTAAAAGGTCAGCACCGAGAAAGAAGGAGCATGAGATAAACAACACAAGCATGTTTAACAAGGACCATTCTAGATCAATCACGGTGGGACAAGCCAGAGCAACAACCACTAATCAGCAAGGTTCTTCGAGACGGGAGTCCAATTCAAGGCCAAATATAGAAAGACCTCAATTCACACCCATCCCGGTGACGTATAAAGAATTGTATCAGaatttatttgatgcacatgtg AAGTTAGTGGAGAAACTTATCAATATGGGGATCGTAAAGATTGGCGACTCATCGGGGCTAAATGTAGCAGAAAATCCGTTGCCCAATCATGACGATAATAGGGTAAACGCGATAAGTGAGAATGAAGGAAGAAGAGTCAAAGCCAACGTGGCAGAGATAAAAACCCCTCTTGGATGGGTTTGGAAACAAATGGTAAAAAGAGGTCTTATCAAGCAAGATTCGATAGAAAGGCCTGAACAAGCAAAGAGATTTTGTGAGTTCCACGCAGAAGAAGATCATGACATCTAG